In a genomic window of Leisingera caerulea DSM 24564:
- a CDS encoding YcjX family GTP-binding protein has protein sequence MVITSLADGVISGVESVTSGLSSALFDRPLRLGVTGLARSGKTVFITSLVANLMDRGRMLQLNAAREGRIEAAFLQPQPDDTVPRFDYESHLAALTGPSPHWPDSTRAVSELRLSLKVRPAGLLSGLQGLRTLHLDIVDYPGEWLLDLALLDKSYAEWSSDVLSRIASRPQAQGFLTEKSKAAPAGTHDEPQAQALAAAFTGYLGAARAAGFYDCTPGRFLLPGDLEGSPVLTFAPLPPEAGAPRGSLWREMERRYEAYKSKVVKPFFRDHFARIDRQVVLVDALSAIHSGPQAVEDLRHAMTDILSAFKPGRNHFLTRLLGGKRVEKILFAATKADHLHHAQHGRMTAIIEALTREAQDRARFAGAETAALAMASLRTTTEEMRAHNGTELPCVRGTLLETGKQAAFYPGALPEDPSQLLTPARQGAERWLEGDYQAMAFAPAPLTVKHGSGPPHIRLDRAAEFLIGDAL, from the coding sequence TTGGTGATAACTTCCCTTGCAGACGGGGTGATAAGCGGGGTGGAGAGCGTTACCAGCGGCCTCTCTTCTGCGCTGTTCGACCGGCCCTTGCGGCTGGGCGTCACCGGGCTGGCGCGCTCCGGCAAGACGGTGTTCATAACCTCGCTGGTTGCCAATCTGATGGACCGGGGCCGGATGCTGCAGCTGAACGCCGCGCGCGAAGGGCGGATCGAGGCGGCCTTTTTGCAGCCCCAGCCCGACGATACCGTGCCGCGGTTCGACTATGAGAGCCACCTCGCGGCGCTGACCGGGCCGTCACCCCACTGGCCGGACAGCACCAGGGCGGTCTCAGAGCTGCGTCTCAGCCTGAAGGTGCGGCCCGCCGGCCTTCTGTCCGGGCTGCAGGGGCTGCGCACGCTGCATCTCGATATCGTGGATTACCCGGGCGAGTGGCTGCTGGACCTGGCGCTCTTGGACAAGAGCTATGCGGAATGGTCCTCGGATGTGCTGTCGCGTATCGCCAGCCGGCCGCAGGCGCAGGGGTTTCTGACGGAAAAATCCAAGGCTGCCCCGGCAGGCACGCATGACGAGCCGCAGGCCCAGGCCCTTGCCGCCGCTTTCACCGGCTACCTGGGCGCCGCCCGCGCCGCCGGGTTCTACGACTGCACCCCTGGCCGCTTCCTGCTGCCCGGAGACCTGGAGGGGTCGCCAGTGCTGACCTTTGCGCCGCTGCCGCCGGAGGCGGGCGCCCCGCGCGGCAGCCTGTGGCGCGAGATGGAGCGGCGCTATGAGGCCTATAAATCCAAGGTCGTCAAACCCTTCTTCCGCGACCACTTTGCCCGCATCGACCGCCAGGTGGTGCTGGTGGATGCGCTGTCGGCGATCCACTCCGGCCCGCAGGCAGTGGAGGATCTGCGCCACGCGATGACAGATATTCTCAGCGCCTTCAAACCGGGCCGCAATCATTTCCTGACCCGGCTCTTGGGCGGCAAACGGGTGGAAAAGATCCTGTTCGCCGCCACTAAGGCCGACCATCTGCACCACGCTCAGCACGGCCGGATGACCGCCATCATCGAGGCACTGACCCGCGAGGCGCAGGACCGCGCCCGCTTTGCCGGGGCGGAGACCGCGGCGCTGGCCATGGCTTCCCTGCGCACCACCACCGAGGAGATGCGCGCCCACAACGGCACTGAGCTTCCTTGCGTCCGCGGCACCCTGCTGGAGACCGGCAAGCAGGCGGCGTTTTATCCCGGCGCGCTGCCTGAGGATCCCTCGCAGCTGCTCACGCCCGCCCGCCAAGGGGCCGAGCGCTGGCTGGAGGGCGACTATCAGGCGATGGCCTTTGCGCCCGCGCCGCTGACCGTGAAACACGGCAGCGGTCCGCCGCATATCCGCCTCGACCGCGCCGCCGAATTCCTGATCGGAGATGCCCTGTGA
- the truA gene encoding tRNA pseudouridine(38-40) synthase TruA, with product MPRFALKVEYHGKPFAGWQRQKELPSVQGAIEAALARLEPGEHTIAAAGRTDAGVHALGQVAHCDLAKEWDPFRLSEALNYHLKPDPVAIVDCARVEDDWHARFSAVERQYLFRILIRRAPATHDAGQVWQLSHDLDTDAMQDAAGHLIGNHDFTTFRSSICQAASPVKTLDELTVERVQGFSGPEIRFHVRARSFLHNQVRSFVGTLERVGAGAWEPADVKAALEARDRAACGPVCPGHGLYLARVGYPEDPFA from the coding sequence ATGCCGCGTTTTGCTTTGAAAGTCGAATACCACGGGAAGCCTTTTGCCGGCTGGCAGAGGCAGAAGGAGCTGCCGTCCGTGCAGGGCGCGATCGAAGCTGCGCTGGCGCGGCTGGAACCCGGGGAACACACCATCGCCGCCGCCGGGCGCACCGACGCGGGCGTGCATGCGCTGGGACAGGTCGCCCATTGCGACCTAGCCAAGGAGTGGGATCCGTTCCGCCTTTCGGAGGCGCTGAATTACCATCTCAAGCCCGATCCGGTCGCCATTGTGGACTGCGCCCGGGTTGAGGATGACTGGCACGCGCGGTTTTCAGCGGTGGAGCGGCAGTATCTGTTCCGCATCCTGATCCGCCGCGCGCCTGCCACCCATGACGCAGGCCAGGTCTGGCAGCTGAGCCATGACCTGGACACGGACGCCATGCAGGACGCCGCCGGCCACTTGATTGGCAATCATGATTTCACCACCTTCCGCTCCTCGATCTGCCAGGCGGCCAGCCCCGTCAAGACGCTGGATGAGCTGACGGTGGAGCGGGTTCAGGGCTTTTCAGGGCCGGAGATCCGTTTCCATGTGCGTGCCCGCAGCTTCCTGCACAACCAGGTCCGCAGCTTTGTCGGCACGCTAGAGCGGGTCGGCGCCGGCGCCTGGGAGCCTGCGGATGTGAAGGCCGCGCTGGAGGCCCGCGACCGTGCGGCCTGCGGACCGGTTTGCCCCGGTCACGGGCTGTATCTGGCGCGGGTGGGCTATCCGGAAGATCCCTTCGCCTGA
- a CDS encoding 2-hydroxyacid dehydrogenase has translation MAVLISIGHDGWYTEEQLADELRSLDPGADIRPLSAPGKLEEITVLAVSALKGDLPARLPNLQLVQKLGAGVETIVAHPSLAPHVRVARLKPQEPAHEIAEYCLAYVLRGQRNMAAHAASQVRSAWEPLAPGRPQEKTVGVLGLGHIGGRTARLMRDMRFRVLGWSRSPKAIEGVDCRHGDAALQQMLGECDYVCSILPSTPATRGLINADTLAAMKPGATLINAGRGDLVDEAALLAALVNGTPGHAVLDVLSREPLPADSPLWTHPQVTITPHVSGWHLGDALKDVVENYRRLEAGEDLLHEVDRQRGY, from the coding sequence ATGGCAGTGCTGATCAGCATCGGACACGACGGCTGGTACACGGAAGAACAACTCGCGGATGAACTGCGGTCGCTGGACCCCGGCGCCGATATCCGTCCCCTCTCCGCGCCCGGCAAGCTGGAAGAGATCACGGTGCTGGCGGTCTCGGCGCTGAAGGGGGATCTGCCTGCCCGGCTGCCGAACCTGCAGCTGGTGCAGAAGCTTGGCGCCGGGGTGGAGACCATCGTGGCGCATCCCAGCCTGGCGCCGCATGTGCGGGTTGCCCGGCTGAAGCCGCAGGAACCCGCGCATGAGATTGCCGAATACTGCCTCGCCTATGTGCTGCGCGGCCAGCGCAACATGGCGGCGCATGCGGCCTCGCAGGTCCGCAGCGCCTGGGAGCCGCTGGCACCGGGACGGCCGCAGGAAAAAACCGTGGGGGTGCTGGGCCTGGGCCATATCGGCGGCAGGACGGCGCGGCTGATGCGGGACATGCGGTTCCGGGTGCTGGGCTGGAGCCGTTCGCCCAAGGCAATCGAGGGTGTGGACTGCCGCCACGGCGACGCGGCGCTGCAGCAGATGCTGGGCGAATGCGATTACGTCTGTTCGATCCTGCCCTCCACCCCCGCCACCCGCGGGCTGATCAATGCGGACACACTGGCGGCGATGAAGCCCGGCGCCACGCTGATCAATGCGGGCCGCGGCGATCTGGTGGATGAGGCCGCGCTGCTGGCGGCGCTCGTCAACGGCACCCCCGGCCACGCGGTGCTGGATGTGCTGAGCCGGGAGCCGCTGCCCGCTGACAGCCCGCTGTGGACGCACCCGCAGGTGACCATCACCCCGCATGTGTCGGGCTGGCACCTGGGTGATGCGCTCAAGGACGTGGTGGAGAATTACCGGCGGCTGGAGGCCGGGGAAGACCTGCTGCACGAGGTGGACCGGCAGCGCGGGTACTGA
- a CDS encoding GFA family protein, translating to MDTFQLPIEGACLCGQVQVRVTAPPLLTLACHCRDCQKLCASAYSLTAMFPAEAFAVTGELVTGGRRTERRQHNFCPKCLNFLFSRIQGAESRVNLRTTVFDNPAWSEPFVELMTEEKLSWSHVPATHSFARFPETAAELEALMADYSKRRGL from the coding sequence ATGGACACTTTTCAACTCCCGATTGAGGGCGCATGCCTGTGCGGTCAGGTGCAAGTCCGGGTGACGGCCCCGCCGCTTCTGACGCTCGCGTGCCACTGCCGCGACTGCCAGAAGCTTTGCGCAAGCGCCTATTCTCTGACCGCGATGTTTCCGGCAGAGGCATTCGCTGTCACCGGGGAGCTGGTGACAGGCGGGCGAAGGACCGAGCGCCGGCAGCACAACTTCTGCCCCAAGTGTTTGAACTTCCTGTTTTCACGTATTCAAGGCGCAGAGAGCCGGGTGAACTTGCGCACAACCGTGTTTGATAACCCGGCCTGGTCCGAACCTTTCGTCGAATTGATGACAGAGGAAAAACTCTCATGGTCGCATGTTCCCGCCACGCATAGTTTCGCCCGGTTCCCGGAAACGGCAGCCGAGCTCGAAGCCCTGATGGCGGACTATTCAAAGCGCCGGGGCCTCTAG
- a CDS encoding type I glyceraldehyde-3-phosphate dehydrogenase, whose protein sequence is MKLAINGFGRIGRAILRQILTTSRGDGIEVVRINDIAPLDMCAYLFQYDSTFGPFAHPVEHGGDALQVMGRSIPVSHEPDLTKVDLGGVDLVLECTGIARTSDVAERGLKAGAAKVLISGPSPAAELTMVLGANEEALGDTRIVSNASCTTNALTPLVKLLDQIAGIDTAHMTTIHCYTNSQPMVDAPRGDFARSRGGAQSMVPTTTSAMHLIDEVLPHLKGRVSGAAVRVPTASVSAVDLVAQLKTPMGEAEFAAALREGVAASKVMGWTDMPLVSSDLRARTESLVIAGPETRMAGASQVRVFGWYDNEWGFSARMLDVARLMAG, encoded by the coding sequence ATGAAACTTGCTATCAACGGATTCGGCCGCATCGGCCGCGCCATCCTGCGCCAGATTCTGACCACTTCGCGCGGAGACGGCATCGAGGTGGTGCGGATCAATGATATCGCGCCCTTGGATATGTGCGCCTATCTGTTCCAGTACGACAGCACGTTCGGCCCTTTTGCCCATCCGGTGGAGCACGGCGGCGATGCGCTGCAGGTGATGGGCCGCAGCATTCCGGTCAGCCATGAGCCCGACCTGACCAAGGTGGATCTGGGCGGCGTCGACCTGGTGCTGGAATGCACCGGCATCGCCCGGACATCCGATGTGGCGGAGCGCGGGCTGAAGGCGGGCGCCGCCAAGGTGCTGATCTCCGGCCCCTCCCCCGCGGCTGAGCTGACCATGGTGCTGGGTGCCAACGAGGAGGCGTTGGGGGATACCCGCATTGTTTCCAATGCCTCTTGCACCACCAACGCGCTGACGCCGCTGGTCAAGCTGCTGGACCAGATTGCCGGCATTGATACCGCGCATATGACCACGATCCATTGCTACACTAACTCGCAGCCGATGGTGGACGCGCCGCGTGGCGATTTCGCGCGCTCGCGCGGCGGCGCGCAGTCGATGGTGCCGACGACAACCTCAGCCATGCATCTGATTGACGAGGTGCTGCCGCATCTGAAGGGCCGGGTGAGCGGCGCCGCGGTGCGGGTGCCGACGGCCAGCGTGTCGGCGGTGGATCTGGTGGCGCAGCTCAAGACCCCGATGGGCGAGGCAGAGTTCGCCGCCGCCCTGCGCGAAGGGGTGGCGGCCTCCAAGGTGATGGGCTGGACCGATATGCCGCTGGTGTCTTCCGACCTGCGCGCGCGGACCGAGTCGCTGGTGATCGCCGGGCCGGAAACCCGTATGGCGGGGGCTTCCCAGGTGCGGGTGTTCGGCTGGTATGACAATGAATGGGGCTTTTCCGCCAGGATGCTGGATGTGGCCCGGCTGATGGCAGGCTAA
- a CDS encoding autotransporter assembly complex protein TamA produces the protein MNFPFRPRMTARALAFSLLSLLPPAAYGADATLQAPGADAGLADRLRGASASVAASGETNVQELLAAALSDYRTLVQVLYDAGHFAPVVNIRLDGREAALIQPLNPPQNVSKVDITVQPGPRFSFGKAELSPLPRQSDVEFPEEFAPGQPASTSAIRDAAVAGVRAWRRSGHAKATVAEQRITANHLQARLDAQLRLAPGPRLRFGRMTVTGDTRVREEAIRKIAGFPAGEEFHPDLIAKSATRLRRTGTFSSVVLREAEQPNPDGTLDFTAVVEDLPPRRLTFGAEISSSDGVELSGSWMHRNLFGAAEKLRIEARLSGIGSSNDIDGRVAVRLDRPAALGPDDLIFYLIEAEQLDEEHYKATQVFGAAGVRRTFSDTFFAEAALGVSSTLAEDVFGQRRFKYIAGRLRAEYDGRDSRVNPASGYYLQGTATPFVGFGGSKSGLQIEADGRAYLGLGADDRIVLAGRLQLGSVAGPSLSEISPTLLFFSGGAGTVRGHEYQSLGVPVGGGTAGGRSFAALSGEVRGKVTDTISLVGFYDIGFVDADSFVSGSSARHAGAGIGLRYDVAGIGPIRLDLAYPVDGGSEDGLQFYIGIGQAF, from the coding sequence ATGAATTTTCCATTCCGCCCGCGCATGACTGCGCGCGCCCTTGCCTTCAGCTTATTGTCCTTGCTGCCGCCGGCCGCCTATGGCGCAGACGCCACGCTGCAGGCCCCCGGGGCCGATGCCGGCCTTGCGGACCGGCTGCGCGGCGCCTCGGCCTCCGTTGCGGCCAGCGGCGAAACCAACGTCCAGGAGCTTCTGGCGGCGGCGCTGTCGGATTACCGGACGCTGGTGCAGGTGCTGTATGACGCCGGCCATTTTGCGCCGGTGGTCAATATCCGCCTGGACGGGCGCGAGGCGGCGCTGATCCAGCCGCTGAACCCGCCGCAGAACGTCAGCAAAGTAGACATCACCGTGCAGCCGGGCCCGCGGTTTTCCTTCGGCAAGGCGGAACTGTCGCCGCTGCCCCGCCAGAGCGACGTTGAGTTCCCCGAAGAATTCGCCCCCGGCCAGCCTGCCAGCACCAGTGCGATCCGCGATGCGGCGGTTGCGGGCGTGCGGGCCTGGCGGCGCAGCGGCCACGCCAAAGCCACAGTGGCAGAGCAACGGATCACCGCCAATCACCTGCAGGCCCGCCTGGATGCCCAGCTGCGGCTCGCCCCCGGCCCGCGTCTGCGTTTTGGCCGGATGACCGTGACCGGCGACACAAGGGTGCGCGAGGAGGCCATCCGCAAGATCGCGGGCTTCCCGGCGGGGGAGGAATTCCACCCCGACCTGATCGCCAAGTCCGCCACTCGGCTGCGCCGCACCGGCACGTTTTCCAGCGTGGTGCTGCGCGAGGCAGAGCAGCCGAACCCGGACGGCACCCTGGATTTCACCGCAGTGGTCGAGGACCTGCCGCCGCGCCGCCTGACCTTCGGGGCCGAGATCAGTTCCTCCGACGGGGTGGAGCTGTCGGGCAGCTGGATGCACCGCAACTTGTTCGGCGCCGCCGAGAAGCTGCGGATCGAGGCGCGGCTCAGCGGCATCGGCAGCAGCAACGACATCGACGGGCGTGTGGCGGTGCGGCTGGACCGGCCCGCAGCGCTGGGGCCGGATGACCTGATCTTCTACCTCATCGAGGCTGAACAGCTGGACGAGGAGCATTACAAGGCCACCCAGGTGTTTGGCGCAGCCGGGGTGCGGCGCACCTTTTCCGACACATTCTTTGCCGAGGCCGCGTTGGGGGTGTCCTCGACCTTGGCCGAGGACGTGTTCGGCCAGCGGCGGTTCAAATATATCGCGGGCCGCTTGCGGGCGGAGTACGACGGGCGCGACAGCCGGGTGAACCCGGCCAGCGGGTATTATCTGCAGGGTACCGCGACGCCCTTCGTCGGTTTTGGCGGCAGTAAGTCCGGGCTGCAGATCGAGGCGGACGGGCGGGCCTATTTGGGCTTGGGCGCGGACGACCGGATCGTGCTGGCCGGGCGGCTGCAGCTGGGCTCTGTCGCCGGTCCGTCCCTAAGCGAGATCTCCCCTACCCTGCTGTTCTTCTCCGGCGGTGCGGGAACGGTGCGCGGCCATGAATACCAGTCGCTGGGCGTCCCGGTTGGCGGCGGCACCGCCGGCGGGCGCAGCTTTGCGGCGCTGTCGGGCGAGGTGCGGGGCAAGGTCACCGACACGATCTCGCTGGTGGGCTTTTACGACATCGGTTTCGTCGATGCGGACAGTTTTGTGTCTGGCTCGTCCGCCCGCCATGCCGGCGCCGGCATCGGGCTGCGCTACGATGTGGCGGGGATCGGGCCGATCCGGCTTGACCTCGCCTATCCGGTCGATGGCGGGTCCGAGGACGGTCTGCAATTTTATATCGGGATTGGACAGGCGTTTTGA
- a CDS encoding glutamine synthetase family protein: protein MAQDFTSGKLARLGLLSAEDCRKAAEITARAQFDGIETVRVLFPDQHGLLRGKTVMAEAFASVFERGLNAPATLLLKDTSHRNAFPVWEGGTGLAGPMQGAGDVLLVPRPDTFRALPWSGHSAWIFCEPVFPDGQRIPFASSAVLQRAVDQLAGQGVAATFGLEVEFHIFELADKSAAHEQAGRPGVPVQTRNLTQGYQYLTETRYGEVEGVLDLLRRNAQKLGLPVRSVEIEMGPSQVEYTFAPDSAMAQADAMVMFRTMVKEVCARNGLHASFMAKPRLDNAMANGWHVHQSLQDLATGRNLFMPETAGMLTPPASAWMAGLLKYASETSLLIAPTVNSYKRYLPFQLAPSRIGWGVDNRGAMLRALMQPHDPASRIENRAPDSSANPYYALAAQIIAGAAGISEGLEAPKPTLLPYSEDAERLPRSLGQALEGFAGSALCREALGEDTVDYLLQLKQFEWERYLDTVSEWEQAEYFNLF, encoded by the coding sequence ATGGCACAAGACTTCACATCCGGCAAACTGGCCCGTCTGGGGCTGCTCAGCGCAGAGGACTGCCGCAAGGCGGCGGAGATCACCGCCCGCGCGCAGTTCGACGGGATCGAGACGGTGCGGGTGCTGTTCCCGGACCAGCACGGTCTGCTGCGCGGCAAGACGGTCATGGCGGAGGCATTTGCCAGCGTCTTTGAGCGCGGCTTGAATGCGCCTGCAACCCTGCTGCTCAAGGACACCTCCCACCGCAACGCCTTTCCGGTGTGGGAGGGCGGCACCGGCCTGGCCGGGCCGATGCAGGGCGCAGGCGACGTGCTGCTGGTGCCGCGCCCGGACACCTTCCGCGCGCTGCCCTGGTCCGGCCATTCGGCTTGGATCTTCTGCGAGCCGGTCTTCCCGGACGGCCAGCGGATCCCCTTTGCCTCCAGTGCCGTGCTGCAGCGGGCGGTGGACCAGCTGGCGGGGCAGGGGGTGGCGGCCACCTTCGGGCTGGAGGTGGAATTCCATATCTTCGAGCTGGCGGACAAATCCGCCGCCCACGAACAGGCAGGCCGCCCCGGCGTGCCGGTTCAGACCCGCAACCTGACACAGGGCTATCAGTACCTCACCGAAACCCGTTATGGCGAGGTGGAGGGCGTGCTGGACCTGTTGCGCCGCAACGCCCAGAAACTGGGCCTGCCGGTGCGCTCCGTGGAGATCGAGATGGGCCCCAGCCAAGTGGAGTACACCTTTGCCCCCGACAGCGCCATGGCCCAGGCGGACGCAATGGTCATGTTCCGCACCATGGTCAAGGAGGTCTGCGCCCGCAATGGCCTGCACGCCAGCTTCATGGCCAAGCCGCGGCTGGACAATGCCATGGCCAATGGCTGGCACGTGCACCAGTCGCTGCAGGACCTGGCGACAGGGCGCAACCTGTTCATGCCGGAAACCGCCGGGATGCTGACCCCGCCCGCCAGCGCCTGGATGGCTGGTTTGCTGAAATACGCCTCTGAAACTTCGCTGCTGATTGCGCCGACGGTGAACAGCTACAAGCGCTACCTGCCGTTCCAGCTGGCCCCCAGCCGGATCGGCTGGGGTGTGGACAACCGCGGCGCCATGCTGCGCGCGCTGATGCAGCCCCATGACCCCGCCAGCCGGATCGAAAACCGTGCACCGGACAGCTCCGCCAATCCCTATTACGCGCTGGCCGCCCAGATCATTGCAGGCGCGGCGGGGATCAGCGAAGGGCTGGAGGCCCCGAAACCCACCTTGTTGCCCTACAGTGAGGACGCGGAGCGGTTGCCGCGCTCGCTGGGCCAGGCGCTGGAAGGATTTGCAGGATCTGCCCTTTGCCGCGAGGCGCTGGGGGAGGATACCGTGGACTACCTCCTGCAGCTCAAGCAGTTTGAATGGGAGCGCTACCTCGACACCGTCAGCGAATGGGAGCAGGCCGAGTATTTCAACCTGTTCTGA
- a CDS encoding flavodoxin family protein, with amino-acid sequence MTGFTGLKALFINTSLKKEGSKSHTLLLMEASSAIMEKNGVAVEHLHMLDHQVPPGVYPDMTEQGWDRDDWPRIWEKVKAAQILVIGTPLWLGEESSVCRVLIERLYGMSGELNDKGQSIFYGKTGGTVITGNEDGIKHTAMTICYALSHLGFTIPPQADCGWIGEAGPGPSYGDEVEGKPAGFENEFTQRNTTIMTWNLMHLAAMLRDAGGYPNEGNDRNAWSAGCRFDYENPDYRS; translated from the coding sequence ATGACCGGATTTACAGGGCTCAAGGCCCTTTTCATCAACACATCGCTGAAAAAGGAAGGCAGCAAAAGCCACACCCTCCTGCTGATGGAGGCATCCTCCGCCATCATGGAAAAGAACGGTGTCGCGGTGGAGCATCTGCACATGCTCGACCACCAGGTGCCGCCCGGCGTCTACCCGGACATGACCGAACAGGGCTGGGACCGCGACGACTGGCCCAGGATCTGGGAGAAGGTGAAGGCGGCGCAGATCCTTGTGATCGGCACCCCGCTCTGGCTGGGCGAGGAAAGCTCTGTCTGCCGCGTTCTGATCGAACGGCTGTACGGGATGAGCGGCGAGTTGAACGATAAGGGCCAGTCGATCTTCTACGGCAAGACCGGCGGCACCGTCATCACCGGCAACGAAGACGGTATCAAGCACACTGCGATGACGATCTGTTACGCGCTCAGCCACCTCGGCTTCACCATCCCGCCGCAGGCCGATTGCGGCTGGATCGGCGAGGCCGGGCCGGGGCCATCCTATGGCGATGAGGTGGAGGGCAAGCCCGCAGGTTTTGAAAACGAGTTCACTCAGCGCAACACCACCATCATGACCTGGAACCTGATGCACCTGGCGGCCATGCTGCGCGATGCGGGCGGCTACCCGAACGAGGGCAACGACCGCAACGCCTGGTCGGCGGGCTGCCGGTTCGACTATGAAAACCCGGATTACCGGTCATAG
- a CDS encoding NYN domain-containing protein has translation MANTTKPPLLAVLIDADNISAKYAEAMFEEIASFGEASIRRIYGDFAGGSPQGWNKEKLAALAIVPHQQFANTTGKNASDIALVIDAMDILHSGRFDGFVLISSDSDFTRLASRIREQGLDVYGMGMRKTPAAFVKACKRFIYVENLLEDPGKGKPKAKKPEVANDDAPAELADPTKLVIRAMDAIDQDDEWFTLGQIGQYITAASPDFDTRSYGKRKLSDLIASLRLFETKRGEGNQILVRRLD, from the coding sequence ATGGCAAACACAACAAAACCGCCGCTTCTGGCTGTCCTGATCGACGCTGACAATATCTCGGCCAAATATGCGGAGGCGATGTTCGAGGAAATCGCCTCCTTCGGCGAGGCCAGCATCCGCCGCATTTACGGCGATTTTGCGGGCGGCAGCCCTCAAGGCTGGAACAAGGAGAAACTGGCGGCGCTGGCTATTGTCCCGCACCAGCAGTTTGCCAACACCACCGGCAAGAATGCCTCTGACATCGCGCTGGTGATCGACGCGATGGACATCCTGCATTCGGGCCGCTTTGACGGCTTTGTGCTGATCTCCTCGGACAGCGATTTTACCCGGCTGGCCAGTCGCATCCGCGAACAGGGGCTGGATGTTTACGGCATGGGGATGCGCAAGACCCCCGCCGCCTTTGTCAAAGCCTGCAAGCGGTTCATCTATGTTGAAAACCTGCTGGAGGACCCGGGCAAGGGCAAGCCCAAAGCCAAAAAACCGGAGGTCGCCAACGATGACGCACCGGCGGAGCTGGCAGACCCGACCAAGCTGGTGATCCGGGCAATGGACGCCATCGACCAGGACGACGAGTGGTTCACCCTGGGCCAGATCGGCCAGTACATCACCGCCGCCTCGCCGGATTTCGACACCCGCAGCTATGGCAAGCGCAAGCTGAGCGACCTTATTGCCTCGCTCAGGCTGTTCGAGACCAAGCGCGGCGAGGGCAACCAGATCCTGGTCCGGCGCCTGGACTGA
- a CDS encoding IclR family transcriptional regulator domain-containing protein: MTAVEQDRNISSSFAKGLAVLAVFDAATPSLTLAEIARRTGQDRATARRGALTLVQAGYLRQDGRMLSLTPRVLALAGGFLQANQFGRRVQPVLNRHAREMEIEVTLAMLDQGRVLLLAQSTVDHGHITYGFTAGSHIPLAHTSLGRMLLAGLPEEDAAAVLAETDIPHHTSQSLADPAAILDRVAQAREQGYCLTDSEFEAGITGYAVPVSRPGQTPIVAGCSAPHGRQPQADAERLLRGLQLCAAELRQAEAVDHL, from the coding sequence ATGACAGCGGTGGAACAGGACAGGAATATTTCGTCGAGCTTTGCCAAAGGGCTGGCGGTTCTGGCGGTGTTTGATGCGGCCACGCCCAGCTTGACCCTGGCCGAAATCGCCCGGCGCACCGGCCAGGACCGCGCGACCGCCCGGCGCGGGGCGCTCACGCTGGTGCAGGCGGGCTATCTGCGCCAGGACGGGCGGATGCTGTCGCTGACGCCCCGGGTGCTGGCGCTGGCGGGCGGTTTCCTGCAGGCCAACCAGTTCGGCCGCCGGGTGCAGCCGGTTTTGAACCGCCACGCCCGGGAAATGGAGATCGAGGTGACACTGGCGATGCTGGACCAGGGCCGGGTGCTGCTGCTGGCGCAATCAACCGTCGATCACGGCCATATCACCTATGGCTTCACTGCCGGCTCGCACATTCCGCTGGCCCATACCAGCCTGGGGCGGATGCTGCTGGCCGGCCTGCCAGAGGAGGATGCGGCGGCGGTACTGGCAGAAACAGATATCCCGCACCACACCAGCCAGTCGCTGGCCGACCCTGCTGCCATCCTGGACCGCGTCGCCCAAGCGCGCGAACAGGGCTATTGCCTGACCGACAGCGAGTTTGAGGCCGGGATTACCGGCTATGCGGTGCCAGTGTCGCGCCCGGGCCAGACGCCGATCGTGGCGGGCTGTTCTGCCCCGCACGGGCGGCAGCCGCAGGCAGATGCCGAGCGGCTTCTGCGAGGGCTGCAGCTATGCGCCGCCGAGCTACGTCAGGCAGAGGCGGTGGACCACCTGTAA
- the gcvH gene encoding glycine cleavage system protein GcvH yields MKYTEEHEWLLPEDDLITVGITAHAAEQLGEVVYVELPEPGTEVSKDDEIVVIESVKAASDILAPLDGEIVEVNEALADDPGKVNEDPEGGAWFFKIKPSDLSPMDDYMDEAGYKDFIS; encoded by the coding sequence ATGAAATATACCGAGGAACACGAGTGGCTGCTGCCCGAGGACGATCTGATCACCGTCGGCATCACCGCCCACGCCGCCGAACAGCTGGGCGAAGTGGTCTATGTCGAACTGCCGGAGCCGGGTACCGAAGTCTCCAAGGACGACGAGATCGTGGTGATTGAATCGGTCAAGGCCGCCTCCGACATCCTGGCGCCGCTAGACGGTGAGATCGTCGAGGTGAACGAGGCGCTGGCCGATGATCCCGGCAAGGTGAACGAGGATCCGGAAGGCGGCGCCTGGTTCTTCAAGATCAAGCCCTCCGACCTGTCGCCGATGGACGACTACATGGATGAAGCCGGCTACAAGGATTTCATCTCCTGA